A window from Culex pipiens pallens isolate TS chromosome 3, TS_CPP_V2, whole genome shotgun sequence encodes these proteins:
- the LOC120428346 gene encoding uncharacterized protein LOC120428346 isoform X2 yields the protein MNLITTATLVVVLAITTASADEWNWLNDGESFMEDLVREKRQESVQNATEVGDDEILNYILDSGRQGRSLEGFDEVYSDPSVQQALQNSDDVQARNIIKEKLCALGLMQCDGELIDGRRPYLNPNNLIYAQPVALKPVGRPIATIPIRGPPQQQGPVYVPKPPQQKPHQGPYGPPQPMPNPNQKVGFASQSFNSQNSYNSYSGGPSYSGSYPSYPSKPLGPVYEGAEIPYEFESPNKPPGVVIADGPPVAAKPVVEQHVHHHYHHIEGGAAEKTVVVQQPVPLTSDIITGSSVAGGASYSSGKYGSSSSLNSGSSYSSGQYGTSSSLNGGFNPSSSKDFDYQDLKGGNNFGDYGSYASQSQSAANFYNKGPQTFSSSGSENTVYGTNSAVVTGSYQTAPQGGFHASNPNLYKKELNVKGPANGLNSYSTDYSKYSQQYNGQYSNQQNQQFGQQNQQFGQQNQQFGQQNQQFGQPNQQFGQSQQQFGANSRYEDCVCVPYEQCPAQDVVGRRDDLILPLDPRSFKSDILADTEKLVITDANGTMTVVHVPKNVTAEARSTNVTEEVKKVSKREAAAATKKSDDDDKANIEPRQAYYGPRPQQQQQQQQCPQRSVCCRRPAYQPRPPTHANLGKCGVRNAQGINGRIKNPVYVDGDSEFGEYPWQVAILKKDPKESVYVCGGTLIDNQYIVTAAHCVKTYNGFDLRVRLGEWDVNHDVEFYPYIERDVISVQVHPEYYAGTLDNDLAILKMDKPVDFTNTPHISPACLPDKFADFSGQRCWTTGWGKDAFGDYGKYQNILKEVDVPIVNQHQCQNQLRQTRLGYSYNLHPGFLCAGGEEGKDACKGDGGGPLVCERNGSWQVVGIVSWGIGCGKANVPGVYVKVTHYLDWINQVRGRF from the exons ATGAACCTCATAACCACCGCTACCCTGGTGGTGGTCCTGGCGATCACCACCGCCAGTGCCGACGAATGGAATTGGCTGAACGACGGAGAGTCTTTCATGGAGGATCTAGTGCGTGAGAAGCGCCAAGAATCTGTCCAGAACGCTACCGAAGTGGGTGATGATGAAATCCTGAACTACATCCTCGACAGTGGACGCCAGGGACGAAGTCTGGAAGGATTCGACGAAGTGTACAGTGATCCTTCGGTTCAGCAAGCTCTGCAAAACTCTGACGATGTCCAAGCCCGGAACATCATCAAGGAGAAGCTGTGCGCCCTCGGGTTGATGCAGTGTGATGGAGAGCTGATCGACGGAAGACGACCATACCTGAACCCAAACAACCTGATCTACGCTCAACCCGTGGCGCTGAAACCGGTTGGACGACCGATCGCCACCATCCCAATCCGAGGACCACCCCAACAGCAGGGTCCAGTCTACGTTCCAAAACCACCCCAGCAGAAACCTCACCAGGGACCCTACGGACCACCGCAACCCATGCCGAACCCCAACCAAAAAGTCGGCTTTGCTTCTCAATCCTTCAACAGTCAGAACTCTTACAACTCCTACTCCGGTGGACCATCCTACAGTGGATCCTACCCCAGCTACCCCTCCAAACCTCTTGGTCCCGTCTACGAAGGTGCTGAAATTCCCTACGAGTTCGAGAGCCCAAACAAACCTCCCGGCGTCGTTATCGCGGACGGTCCTCCAGTTGCCGCCAAACCAGTGGTTGAACAACACGTGCACCATCACTACCACCACATCGAGGGAGGAGCCGCCGAGAAGACCGTTGTCGTCCAACAACCCGTTCCACTGACATCGGACATCATCACTGGCTCGTCTGTTGCGGGAGGCGCTTCTTACTCCTCTGGTAAATACGGATCTTCGTCTTCGCTCAACAGTGGATCTTCCTACTCCTCCGGTCAGTACGGAACCTCATCATCCCTCAACGGAGGATTCAATCCGTCCAGCAGCAAGGACTTTGACTACCAGGATCTCAAGGGAGGCAACAACTTCGGAGATTACGGAAGCTATGCTTCGCAGTCACAGTCGGCCGCCAACTTCTACAACAAGGGACCACAGACATTCAGCAGTTCTGGCTCGGAGAACACCGTTTACGGAACGAACTCGGCCGTCGTCACCGGAAGCTACCAAACGGCACCCCAAGGTGGATTCCACGCGTCCAACCCCAACCTGTACAAGAAAGAACTGAATGTCAAGGGACCAGCCAACGGACTGAACAGCTACTCCACCGACTACAGCAAGTACAGCCAGCAGTACAACGGACAGTACAGCAACCAGCAGAATCAGCAATTTggccagcaaaatcagcaaTTCGGACAACAGAACCAGCAATTCGGACAACAGAACCAGCAATTCGGCCAGCCGAACCAGCAATTCGGTCAATCCCAGCAACAGTTTGGCGCCAACTCGCGCTACGAGGACTGCGTGTGCGTTCCGTACGAACAGTGCCCGGCCCAGGACGTTGTAGGACGCCGTGACGATCTGATCCTTCCGCTGGACCCGCGTAGCTTCAAGAGTGACATTCTGGCCGATACCGAGAAGCTGGTGATCACCGACGCCAACGGAACGATGACCGTGGTGCACGTGCCCAAGAACGTAACGGCCGAGGCTCGTTCGACCAATGTGACCGAAGAGGTCAAGAAGGTCTCCAAACGGGAAGCTGCTGCCGCTACCAAGAAGTCCGACGATGATGACAAGGCTAACATTGAACCG CGTCAAGCTTACTACGGACCACGAccccaacaacagcagcagcagcagcaatgtcCTCAGCGTAGCGTTTGCTGCCGTCGTCCAGCCTACCAGCCACGTCCTCCGACCCACGCCAACCTGGGCAAGTGTGGCGTGCGTAACGCTCAAGGCATCAACGGGCGCATCAAGAACCCGGTCTACGTTGACGGAGACAGCGAGTTCGGCGAGTACCCGTGGCAGGTGGCGATCCTGAAGAAGGACCCCAAGGAGTCTGTGTACGTGTGCGGTGGAACCCTGATCGACAACCAGTACATCGTTACGGCGGCCCATTGCGTCAAGAC CTACAACGGCTTCGATCTGCGCGTCCGCCTGGGTGAATGGGACGTCAACCACGACGTCGAGTTCTATCCGTACATCGAACGGGACGTCATCTCGGTGCAAGTGCACCCAGAGTACTACGCTGGAACGCTGGACAACGATCTGGCTATCCTGAAGATGGACAAGCCGGTCGACTTCACCAACACGCCGCACATCTCGCCGGCCTGTCTTCCCGATAAATTCGCCGACTTCTCCGGCCAACGCTGCTGGACTACCGGATGGGGTAAGGACGCCTTCGGTGACTACGGCAAGTACCAGAACATCCTGAAGGAGGTCGATGTGCCGATCGTCAACCAGCACCAGTGCCAGAACCAGCTGCGTCAGACGCGTCTCGGCTACAGCTACAACCTTCATCCGGGATTCCTGTGCGCCGGCGGTGAAGAGGGCAAGGATGCCTGCAAGGGTGACGGAGGTGGCCCGCTAGTCTGTGAACGCAACGGTAGCTGGCAGGTCGTTGGAATCGTATCCTGGGGTATTGGCTGCGGAAAGGCCAACGTGCCCGGAGTGTACGTCAAGGTCACCCACTACCTGGACTGGATCAACCAGGTTCGAGGTCGGTTCTAG
- the LOC120428346 gene encoding uncharacterized protein LOC120428346 isoform X1, producing MNLITTATLVVVLAITTASADEWNWLNDGESFMEDLVREKRQESVQNATEVGDDEILNYILDSGRQGRSLEGFDEVYSDPSVQQALQNSDDVQARNIIKEKLCALGLMQCDGELIDGRRPYLNPNNLIYAQPVALKPVGRPIATIPIRGPPQQQGPVYVPKPPQQKPHQGPYGPPQPMPNPNQKVGFASQSFNSQNSYNSYSGGPSYSGSYPSYPSKPLGPVYEGAEIPYEFESPNKPPGVVIADGPPVAAKPVVEQHVHHHYHHIEGGAAEKTVVVQQPVPLTSDIITGSSVAGGASYSSGKYGSSSSLNSGSSYSSGQYGTSSSLNGGFNPSSSKDFDYQDLKGGNNFGDYGSYASQSQSAANFYNKGPQTFSSSGSENTVYGTNSAVVTGSYQTAPQGGFHASNPNLYKKELNVKGPANGLNSYSTDYSKYSQQYNGQYSNQQNQQFGQQNQQFGQQNQQFGQQNQQFGQPNQQFGQSQQQFGANSRYEDCVCVPYEQCPAQDVVGRRDDLILPLDPRSFKSDILADTEKLVITDANGTMTVVHVPKNVTAEARSTNVTEEVKKVSKREAAAATKKSDDDDKANIEPNIPTPAPGHSEGSSIVSFPRSRRSTDVSVPDRLEPLESLPASKHEEVQEKSVSAEKRQAYYGPRPQQQQQQQQCPQRSVCCRRPAYQPRPPTHANLGKCGVRNAQGINGRIKNPVYVDGDSEFGEYPWQVAILKKDPKESVYVCGGTLIDNQYIVTAAHCVKTYNGFDLRVRLGEWDVNHDVEFYPYIERDVISVQVHPEYYAGTLDNDLAILKMDKPVDFTNTPHISPACLPDKFADFSGQRCWTTGWGKDAFGDYGKYQNILKEVDVPIVNQHQCQNQLRQTRLGYSYNLHPGFLCAGGEEGKDACKGDGGGPLVCERNGSWQVVGIVSWGIGCGKANVPGVYVKVTHYLDWINQVRGRF from the exons ATGAACCTCATAACCACCGCTACCCTGGTGGTGGTCCTGGCGATCACCACCGCCAGTGCCGACGAATGGAATTGGCTGAACGACGGAGAGTCTTTCATGGAGGATCTAGTGCGTGAGAAGCGCCAAGAATCTGTCCAGAACGCTACCGAAGTGGGTGATGATGAAATCCTGAACTACATCCTCGACAGTGGACGCCAGGGACGAAGTCTGGAAGGATTCGACGAAGTGTACAGTGATCCTTCGGTTCAGCAAGCTCTGCAAAACTCTGACGATGTCCAAGCCCGGAACATCATCAAGGAGAAGCTGTGCGCCCTCGGGTTGATGCAGTGTGATGGAGAGCTGATCGACGGAAGACGACCATACCTGAACCCAAACAACCTGATCTACGCTCAACCCGTGGCGCTGAAACCGGTTGGACGACCGATCGCCACCATCCCAATCCGAGGACCACCCCAACAGCAGGGTCCAGTCTACGTTCCAAAACCACCCCAGCAGAAACCTCACCAGGGACCCTACGGACCACCGCAACCCATGCCGAACCCCAACCAAAAAGTCGGCTTTGCTTCTCAATCCTTCAACAGTCAGAACTCTTACAACTCCTACTCCGGTGGACCATCCTACAGTGGATCCTACCCCAGCTACCCCTCCAAACCTCTTGGTCCCGTCTACGAAGGTGCTGAAATTCCCTACGAGTTCGAGAGCCCAAACAAACCTCCCGGCGTCGTTATCGCGGACGGTCCTCCAGTTGCCGCCAAACCAGTGGTTGAACAACACGTGCACCATCACTACCACCACATCGAGGGAGGAGCCGCCGAGAAGACCGTTGTCGTCCAACAACCCGTTCCACTGACATCGGACATCATCACTGGCTCGTCTGTTGCGGGAGGCGCTTCTTACTCCTCTGGTAAATACGGATCTTCGTCTTCGCTCAACAGTGGATCTTCCTACTCCTCCGGTCAGTACGGAACCTCATCATCCCTCAACGGAGGATTCAATCCGTCCAGCAGCAAGGACTTTGACTACCAGGATCTCAAGGGAGGCAACAACTTCGGAGATTACGGAAGCTATGCTTCGCAGTCACAGTCGGCCGCCAACTTCTACAACAAGGGACCACAGACATTCAGCAGTTCTGGCTCGGAGAACACCGTTTACGGAACGAACTCGGCCGTCGTCACCGGAAGCTACCAAACGGCACCCCAAGGTGGATTCCACGCGTCCAACCCCAACCTGTACAAGAAAGAACTGAATGTCAAGGGACCAGCCAACGGACTGAACAGCTACTCCACCGACTACAGCAAGTACAGCCAGCAGTACAACGGACAGTACAGCAACCAGCAGAATCAGCAATTTggccagcaaaatcagcaaTTCGGACAACAGAACCAGCAATTCGGACAACAGAACCAGCAATTCGGCCAGCCGAACCAGCAATTCGGTCAATCCCAGCAACAGTTTGGCGCCAACTCGCGCTACGAGGACTGCGTGTGCGTTCCGTACGAACAGTGCCCGGCCCAGGACGTTGTAGGACGCCGTGACGATCTGATCCTTCCGCTGGACCCGCGTAGCTTCAAGAGTGACATTCTGGCCGATACCGAGAAGCTGGTGATCACCGACGCCAACGGAACGATGACCGTGGTGCACGTGCCCAAGAACGTAACGGCCGAGGCTCGTTCGACCAATGTGACCGAAGAGGTCAAGAAGGTCTCCAAACGGGAAGCTGCTGCCGCTACCAAGAAGTCCGACGATGATGACAAGGCTAACATTGAACCG AACATTCCGACACCGGCACCGGGACACTCCGAAGGTAGTAGCATCGTAAGCTTCCCCCGTAGCCGTCGGTCCACCGATGTTTCCGTGCCGGATCGGCTCGAACCGCTGGAATCGCTACCCGCCTCGAAGCACGAGGAGGTACAAGAAAAGTCTGTTTCCGCTGAGAAG CGTCAAGCTTACTACGGACCACGAccccaacaacagcagcagcagcagcaatgtcCTCAGCGTAGCGTTTGCTGCCGTCGTCCAGCCTACCAGCCACGTCCTCCGACCCACGCCAACCTGGGCAAGTGTGGCGTGCGTAACGCTCAAGGCATCAACGGGCGCATCAAGAACCCGGTCTACGTTGACGGAGACAGCGAGTTCGGCGAGTACCCGTGGCAGGTGGCGATCCTGAAGAAGGACCCCAAGGAGTCTGTGTACGTGTGCGGTGGAACCCTGATCGACAACCAGTACATCGTTACGGCGGCCCATTGCGTCAAGAC CTACAACGGCTTCGATCTGCGCGTCCGCCTGGGTGAATGGGACGTCAACCACGACGTCGAGTTCTATCCGTACATCGAACGGGACGTCATCTCGGTGCAAGTGCACCCAGAGTACTACGCTGGAACGCTGGACAACGATCTGGCTATCCTGAAGATGGACAAGCCGGTCGACTTCACCAACACGCCGCACATCTCGCCGGCCTGTCTTCCCGATAAATTCGCCGACTTCTCCGGCCAACGCTGCTGGACTACCGGATGGGGTAAGGACGCCTTCGGTGACTACGGCAAGTACCAGAACATCCTGAAGGAGGTCGATGTGCCGATCGTCAACCAGCACCAGTGCCAGAACCAGCTGCGTCAGACGCGTCTCGGCTACAGCTACAACCTTCATCCGGGATTCCTGTGCGCCGGCGGTGAAGAGGGCAAGGATGCCTGCAAGGGTGACGGAGGTGGCCCGCTAGTCTGTGAACGCAACGGTAGCTGGCAGGTCGTTGGAATCGTATCCTGGGGTATTGGCTGCGGAAAGGCCAACGTGCCCGGAGTGTACGTCAAGGTCACCCACTACCTGGACTGGATCAACCAGGTTCGAGGTCGGTTCTAG